The genomic window GGCCCGCGGCCGCCTGTGCACAGGCACCTGCGCAGCCAGTGTCGCCCGAGTTTCGATGAGGAGGATCCCCTAAAATGTCACTCGCAGAATCCAAGACCCTGGATAATTTGAAAGAAGCGTTTGCCGGTGAAAGCCAGGCAAACCGCCGCTACCTCTACTTCGCGCAGAAGGCGGATGTTGAAGGCTACAACGATGTTGCAGCCGTATTCCGGTCCACCGCCGAAGGTGAAACCGGTCACGCACACGGCCACCTCGAGTTCATGGAAGAAGTCGGTGACCCGGCAACGGGCGAGCCAATTGGCGCCACCGACAAGAACCTGAAGGCAGCCATTGCCGGTGAAACCCACGAGTACACAGACATGTACCCGGGTATGGCCCGCACGGCACGCGAAGAAGGCTTCGACGAGATCGCTGACTGGTTCGAAACACTCGCCAAGGCTGAAAAGAGCCACGCTGGTCGTTTCCAGAAAGCCCTCGACGGCATGGACGCCTAAGTCACGTCCGACAGACAAAAGGGCCGGGACATGTTCCCGGCCCTTACTTGTTCCCATATCGCGATCTTCCAAAAGACACAGGCATAAAGACCCATGGCAGAAGGCAGCCTAGAAGCACCCACCCGGCATCCCATCGACTGGACCAGCGACGAGTTTTACGACGAGGCGAAGCTCGACGAAGAACTGCGGCGCGTCTTCGACATCTGCCACGGCTGCCGTCGCTGCTTCAATCTGTGTGACTCGTTCCCCCGGCTGTTCGACATGATCGACGACAGCGAGAGCGGTGAACTTGATAGCGTCACGTCAGATCAGTTCGGTCCCGTAGAAGAAGCCTGCACCTTGTGTGACATGTGCTTCATGACGAAGTGCCCCTACGTGCCGCCCCATGAATTCAATCTCGACTTCCCCCATCTCATGCTGCGCTACCGCAAGGTACGCACCAAGAATGGCGACGCAGGAAATGTCACCGCGCGTCAGCTGGCCGAGATGGATCGAAACGGCAAGATGATCCGGCCGATTGCGGGCCTCGCCAATTGGGGATCGAAGAAAGACAACAAGCTCACGCGCCCGGTGATGGAAAAAGTCGCGGGCATTGATGCCAAGGCTGAGCTGCCGACCTTTGCGGGCAAGACGCTTATGATGCGCGCAAAGGCCCACGAAAAGGCAGGCACTCTGGCCCCCGCCGCTGAC from Candidatus Phaeomarinobacter ectocarpi includes these protein-coding regions:
- a CDS encoding rubrerythrin family protein, with protein sequence MSLAESKTLDNLKEAFAGESQANRRYLYFAQKADVEGYNDVAAVFRSTAEGETGHAHGHLEFMEEVGDPATGEPIGATDKNLKAAIAGETHEYTDMYPGMARTAREEGFDEIADWFETLAKAEKSHAGRFQKALDGMDA